Proteins encoded by one window of Ornithodoros turicata isolate Travis unplaced genomic scaffold, ASM3712646v1 ctg00001359.1, whole genome shotgun sequence:
- the LOC135376898 gene encoding uncharacterized protein LOC135376898 encodes MATPEDDPPRRINYIKCRASGCKNSRLNCNLSFFGFPGDERKSAWIEYAGQPEYATLPPDQLKHQKLCEAHFTSDAFTNRQKTRLKRTAVPTVPLQSVQRCPATIAGRIEHAEVSAPHSPTPSTSYHQSHEPGQASGHTETTVWSAPDSPIPSTSYHQSHEPGEASGHTETTVWSAPDSPIPSTSYHQSHEPGEASGQTETTVETVPHFLAPMTSPPQLNVPREASGISSVLAATKGSVVPSPTPGTSSGTSSPCSAPQDLSPLAEPLESDTVDARPRDSGRRQTHASGSGTIHRRGRPRKQRTPRTASLIHQLQVSRERLRRALFRSRATLHFGGLTRSQIVFAASRYLSKRALSLFRVQLFLQPLNKFGRRWPPQFRSFALNLHFKGPQAYRYLSKVLALPSESSLRSWLKDIAVEPGVMPSVLQGLKTRLQGLPPKDRTCTMIFDEMSIKEHLQYDSGSDVVYGFVDTGKERNSEMAKSALLVVLSGITKAWVQPLSYIFSRSTVSADILNDLLQDLIRQLHSLGVFVKAVVCDQGASNCALCRKLGISPSKPYLCVDESKVYFIFDPPHLMKTTRNMLLKHDLQIGDAQHKVQWAFIKEFYESDFPLKVRLAPKLTDDHIHPTVFSRMKVKFATQVMSNSLSTGIAVLISTGYMHPAATATSDFLLRMDVLFDCLNSSSIQQGDDKKMRFAISDSTKHKELLESAVQWIAQWKFDSDRQPPTVRGWQITICAILALWEDLHQNFGFEHLLTRRLNQDPVENMFGQFRQMHGCNETPNAFQFVAGLKHTLAGNLMKLPSKGNCEADTTELLNDLLHMPVSSTASSSYEPADSQGLPAVEEMQAEHDMRDVQEPDNIIEANAQYAYAGSLVHSFLKKSECPNCPNLLKAADEGLLRPEGLYSYLQSESQMSGSTFCIPSDAFFACFCKLESIFLREVAKVLHRKGVKQRLISAFTQSSHEPFCCAACQAHFISFFAIKRMQYHIRLKNREGAEAAHRRSEQRKRKKLPT; translated from the exons ATGGCAACACCGGAAGATGATCCACCAAGACGAATCAATTATATCAAATGCAGagccagcggttgcaagaatTCACGCCTGAACTGCAACCTTTCATTTTTTGGATTCCCAGGAGACGAGAG GAAGTCTGCGTGGATCGAGTACGCTGGTCAACCAGAATATGCCACTCTTCCACCtgatcagctaaaacatcagaaGCTGTGCGAGGCGCATTTCACATCCGACGCGTTCACAAACAGGCAGAAGACACGTCTGAAAAGAACGGCTGTCCCCACTGTGCCTCTCCAGTCAGTGCAGCGTTGTCCTGCTACGATAGCTG GCCGAATAGAACATGCTGAAGTGTCTGCACCTCACTCACCAACTCCTTCGACATCCTACCACCAGTCACATGAGCCAGGGCAAGCCAGCG GCCACACAGAAACCACTGTTTGGTCTGCACCTGATTCTCCAATTCCTTCGACATCCTACCACCAGTCACATGAGCCAGGGGAAGCCAGCG GCCACACAGAAACCACTGTTTGGTCTGCACCTGATTCTCCAATTCCTTCGACATCCTACCACCAGTCACATGAGCCAGGGGAAGCCAGCG GCCAAACAGAGACCACTGTTGAGACGGTGCCGCATTTTTTAGCTCCCATGACGTCCCCTCCCCAGTTGAATGTCCCACGGGAAGCCAGTG GTATCAGTTCTGTGCTTGCTGCTACAAAAGGTAGTGTTGTACCCTCACCCACACCTGGCACATCTTCAGGGACATCCTCACCTTGCAGCGCTCCTCAAGATCTCAGTC CATTGGCTGAACCCCTTGAAAGTGACACAGTAGACGCCAGACCCAGAGATTCTGGTAGACGCCAGACCCATG CCTCTGGATCTGGTACTATCCACAGGCGGGGACGTCCCCGAAAACAAAGAACGCCTCGAACTGCCTCCCTCATTCACCAGCTTCAAGTATCAAGGGAGCGCCTACGACGTGCATTGTTTCGAAGCCGTGCAACCTTGCATTTTGGGGGCCTCACAAGAAGCCAGATAGTGTTTGCAGCGTCACGGTATTTGTCAAAACGTGCTCTTAGTCTATTCCGTGTTCAACTCTTTCTGCAGCCGTTGAACAAGTTTGGTAGGAGGTGGCCCCCCCAGTTTAGGAGCTTTGCTCTTAACTTGCATTTCAAGGGTCCTCAAGCTTATCGCTACTTAAGTAAAGTGCTGGCATTGCCATCTGAGAGTTCTCTGAGGAGTTGGCTAAAGGACATCGCTGTGGAGCCGGGAGTCATGCCTTCGGTCCTTCAAGGACTTAAGACAAGACTCCAAGGACTGCCACCAAAAGATCGTACATGCACAATGATTTTTGATGAAATGTCCATAAAGGAACATCTGCAGTACGATTCTGGATCAGACGTAGTTTATGGCTTTGTGGAcacaggaaaggaaaggaactCTGAGATGGCAAAATCAGCACTTCTTGTAGTGCTCTCAGGAATAACAAAAGCATGGGTACAGCCCTtgtcatatattttttcaagatCTACCGTGTCAGCAGATATTCTAAATGATTTGCTTCAAGACTTGATTAGACAGCTTCATTCATTGGGTGTTTTTGTGAAAGCGGTTGTCTGTGATCAGGGTGCCAGCAATTGTGCATTGTGTAGAAAACTTGGAATCTCCCCGTCAAAACCATATCTTTGTGTTGATGAGTCAAAAGtctactttatttttgaccCACCACATTTGATGAAGACTACACGGAACATGTTGTTGAAGCATGACCTGCAGATTGGAGATGCCCAACACAAGGTTCAGTGGGCCTTCATTAAAGAGTTCTATGAATCAGACTTCCCCCTAAAGGTACGACTGGCACCCAAGTTGACAGACGACCACATTCACCCGACGGTATTCAGTCGTATGAAGGTCAAATTTGCAACACAAGTAATGAGCAATAGTCTTTCCACTGGGATCGCTGTCCTTATTAGCACTGGGTACATGCATCCAGCAGCCACTGCGACTTCAGATTTCCTCCTTAGGATGGATGTACTGTTTGATTGCTTAAACAGTTCATCCATTCAGCAGGGTGATGACAAAAAAATGAGATTTGCAATCAGTGATTCCACCAAACATAAGGAGTTACTAGAGTCTGCAGTACAGTGGATTGCACAGTGGAAATTCGACAGTGATAGGCAACCTCCTACTGTTAGGGGGTGGCAAATCACAATTTGTGCAATACTCGCGTTGTGGGAGGACCTTCACCAAAATTTTGGTTTCGAACATCTGCTGACACGGCGGCTCAACCAGGACCCAGTGGAAAACATGTTTGGTCAATTCCGGCAAATGCACGGGTGTAATGAGACACCAAACGCGTTTCAGTTCGTAGCAGGCCTCAAGCATACCCTTGCGGGGAACCTCATGAAGCTTCCAAGCAAAGGCAATTGTGAGGCTGATACGACTGAACTTTTAAACGATCTGTTGCACATGCCGGTTTCCTCAACTGCAAGCAGTTCTTATGAGCCTGCCGACTCCCAAGGGTTGCCTGCAGTTGAGGAAATGCAGGCTGAACATGATATGCGTGATGTGCAAGAGCCCGATAATATTATTGAGGCTAATGCACAGTACGCATACGCAGGGTCCTTGGTTCACTCTTTCTTGAAAAAATCTGAATGTCCCAACTGCCCAAACTTGTTGAAGGCTGCAGATGAGGGGCTCCTAAGACCAGAAGGCTTGTACAGTTACTTGCAAAGTGAATCACAAATGTCTGGCAGTACATTTTGCATCCCATCGGATGCCTTTTTTGCATGCTTTTGCAAGTTAGAAAGCATATTCTTACGAGAGGTTGCAAAAGTCCTACACAGAAAAGGAGTAAAGCAGCGCCTCATAAGTGCCTTCACTCAGAGCAGTCATGAGCCTTTCTGCTGTGCAGCATGTCAAGCCCATTTCATatctttttttgccataaagCGGATGCAATACCATATCAGACTTAAAAACAGAGAGGGTGCTGAGGCTGCTCACAGAAGGTCAGAgcagagaaaacgaaaaaagctGCCAACGTAA